One part of the Dermacentor silvarum isolate Dsil-2018 chromosome 6, BIME_Dsil_1.4, whole genome shotgun sequence genome encodes these proteins:
- the LOC119457065 gene encoding uncharacterized protein LOC119457065 → MLFLAILLTIPLAGGRSRLRIFTDQLISLIGNLFFEATPAPPEDSYSRWLISFWWIVVMVVMTGFTGIMKASMMVKDQTGRINTLQDVMARPEVRPLVISGSTYERLFSTSTRPDYQRLWRQVQRWKAVAPPSWVLSKPAFDMLLEEKAIFFCDDILLYWTVARLYPNGFEGEFYMGTDYFLNNEFTMFVRRALDKELTKKIHLRLRWLWEAGLPQEWKRSAMESVRKSASTQATDVAAMKLTDVGAIFYLMLFGQALACIVVLFEVFAGRLLPAASRALGQRSRQGEHTSGGGNSLPVSVVQTGQRIGTAEHLLWSCSAFDTIRERTLHSLGGNRPGTLQECLDPPSHIGPKDSLQLWRAFLDFFREKEEPGPLFAEPTSGKLHFEEEESTGPPPPPP, encoded by the exons CTACACCGGCGCCCCCGGAGGATTCGTACAGTCGCTGGCTGATCTCCTTCTGGTGGATCGTGGTCATGGTGGTCATGACAGGGTTCACGGGTATCATGAAAGCCAGCATGATGGTCAAGGACCAAACGGGACGCATAAACACGCTCCAGGACGTCATGGCGCGGCCTGAAGTCCGACCCCTCGTCATCAGCGGAAGCACATACGAACGACTCTTCAGC ACGTCAACTCGGCCTGACTATCAGCGCCTCTGGAGACAGGTGCAGCGCTGGAAGGCTGTGGCACCGCCCAGCTGGGTCCTGAGCAAACCAGCTTTCGATATGCTTTTGGAGGAGAAAGCCATCTTCTTCTGCGACGACATCCTTCTCTACTGGACCGTCGCGCGCCTCTACCCGAACGGCTTCGAGGGAGAGTTCTACATGGGCACTGACTACTTCCTCAACAACGAGTTCACCATGTTCGTGCGGCGCGCGCTTGACAAGGAGCTGACCAAGAAAATTCACCTGAG GCTCCGTTGGCTGTGGGAGGCCGGACTGCCCCAGGAGTGGAAGCGAAGCGCCATGGAGTCGGTGCGCAAATCAGCAAGCACGCAGGCGACCGACGTGGCAGCCATGAAGCTCACCGACGTGGGAGCAATCTTCTATCTGATGCTCTTCGGACAGGCGTTAGCATGCATTGTCGTCCTGTTCGAAGTGTTTGCCGGCAGGCTGCTGCCGGCCGCATCGCGGGCCCTTGGGCAGCGCTCACGCCAAGGGGAACACACCAGTGGCGGTGGGAATTCGCTGCCCGTCTCGGTGGTCCAAACGGGACAGCGCAT AGGTACGGCCGAACATCTTCTGTGGAGCTGCTCTGCCTTTGACACGATCCGAGAAAGGACACTTCACTCCCTGGGCGGGAACCGACCTGGCACCCTGCAGGAGTGTCTCGACCCGCCATCGCACATCGGGCCCAAGGACTCACTCCAGCTTTGGCGTGCTTTCCTGGACTTTTTCAGGGAAAAGGAAGAGCCTGGCCCCCTCTTCGCAGAGCCGACCTCGGGAAAACTCCACTTCGAGGAAGAGGAGAGCACCggtccccctcccccacccccataG